A single window of Sander lucioperca isolate FBNREF2018 chromosome 22, SLUC_FBN_1.2, whole genome shotgun sequence DNA harbors:
- the smim5 gene encoding small integral membrane protein 5, producing MVKQEVLDILQKVLIKLQDLPHASPLELGAFLVLILFVATFLLLIMLSCFHCCCCGKSKYQATRVQPV from the exons ATGGTGAAACAAGAGGTGTTGGATATTCTTCAGAAGGTGTTGATCAAACTGCAGGATCTCCCACATGCCAGTCCTCTGGAGCTGGGAGCCTTCTTGGTGCTCATCCTGTTTGTTG CCACGTTTCTCTTGTTGATTATGCTGTCCTGcttccactgctgctgctgtggaaaGTCAAAATACCAGGCCACCAGAGTACAGCCTGTCTAA